One segment of Thunnus thynnus chromosome 19, fThuThy2.1, whole genome shotgun sequence DNA contains the following:
- the ppwd1 gene encoding peptidylprolyl isomerase domain and WD repeat-containing protein 1 — MAAAENNVELKRKAEDDQAEDGNGEEDEWVGPMPSEATKTKKRKVLEFERVYLDNLPSAAMYERSYMHRDVITHLVCSKTDFILTASQDGHVKFWKKKEDEGIEFVKHFRSHLGVIESIAVSAEGALLCSVGDDQAMKVFDVVNFDMINMLKLGFHPGQSEWIYNPGDAISTVACSEKSTGKIFVYDGRGSNEPLHVFDKMHSSPLSQIRLNPKFRVIVSADKAGMLEYWTGLPSEFRFPKQVQWEYKTDTDLYEFAKHKTYPTSLAFSPDGKKMATIASDRKVRIFRFLTGKLMRVFDESLTMFTELQQMRQQLPDMEFGRRMAVERELEKVDGIRLTNIIFDETGHFVLYGTMLGIKVINVETNRCVRILGKLENIRVVQLGLFQGVAKAMQVAPTVEMKASDNPALQNVEADPTIFCTAFKKNRFYMFSKREPEDTKSADSDRDIFNEKPSKEEVMAATQAEGPKRVSDSAIIHTTMGDIHIKLFPVECPKTVENFCVHSRNGYYNGHIFHRVIKGFMIQTGDPTGTGMGGESIWGGEFEDEFHATLRHDRPYTLSMANAGAGTNGSQFFMTVVPTPWLDNKHTVFGRCAKGMEVVQRISNVKVNPKTDKPYEDISIINITIK, encoded by the exons ATGGCGGCGGCTGAAAACAATGTGGAGCTAAAGCGAAAAGCAGAGGATGACCAGGCTGAAGATGGAAACGGAGAAGAGGATGAATGGGTCGGACCCATGCCAAGCGAGGCTACAAAGACCAAGAAGAGGAAAG tTTTGGAGTTTGAACGTGTTTATCTGGACAACCTCCCTTCAGCTGCCATGTATGAACGGAGCTACATGCACAGAGATGTTATCACACATTTAGTTTGTTCAAA GACAGACTTCATTCTTACAGCCAGCCAAGACGGACATGTCAAGTTttggaagaagaaggaggatgAGGGAATAGAGTTTGTCAAACACTTTCGAAGTCACCTCG GTGTGATAGAAAGCATTGCCGTCAGCGCTGAAGGGGCCCTTTTGTGTTCTGTTGGTGATGATCAAGCCATGAAAGTATTTGATGTCGTCAACTTTGACATGATCAATATGCTGAAGTTGGG CTTCCACCCGGGTCAGAGCGAGTGGATCTACAATCCCGGCGATGCTATTTCCACAGTGGCCTGCTCAGAAAAATCCACAGGGAAGATCTTCGTCTACGATGGACGAGGGAGCAACGAGCCCCTCCACGTCTTCGACAAGATGCACTCCTCGCCGCTGTCCCAAATCCGCCTGAATCCCAAATTCAGAGTCATCGTCTCCGCTGACAAAGCGGGAATGCTGGAATACTGGACTGGCCTCCCAAGTGAATTCAGATTCCCAAAACAAGTGCAATGGGAatacaaaacagacacagacttgTATGAATTTGCAAAACACAAAACCTATCCTACCAGCCTGGCGTTTTCACCAGATGGGAAGAAAATGGCTACCATCGCCTCCGACAGGAAAGTCAGGATCTTCCGCTTCTTAACGGGAAAACTGATGAGGGTGTTCGATGAATCGTTAACA ATGTTCACAGAGTTGCAGCAGATGAGGCAGCAGCTGCCCGACATGGAGTTTGGGAGGCGGATGGCTGTGGAGAGAGAACTGGAGAAGGTGGACGGTATCCGTTTGACTAACATCATCTTTGATGAGACTGGACATTTTGTCCTGTATGGGACCATGCTGGGCATCAAGGTCATCAATGTAGAGACCAACAG ATGTGTGCGGATCCTCGGGAAGCTGGAGAACATCCGTGTGGTCCAGCTGGGTCTGTTCCAGGGAGTCGCGAAGGCCATGCAAGTGGCACCCACTGTGGAGATGAAGGCATCCGACAACCCCGCCTTACAGAACGTAGAGGCGGACCCCACCATATTCTGCACGGCGTTTAAGAAGAACCGCTTCTACATG tTCTCGAAGAGGGAACCGGAGGATACGAAGAGCGCAGACTCGGACAGAGATATCTTTAACGAGAAGCCATCGAAGGAGGAGGTGATGGCCGCCACGCAGGCCGAGGGACCCAAGAGAGTGTCTGACAGCGCAATCATCCACACCACCATGGGAGATATCCACATCAAGCTCTTCCCTGTAGA atgCCCAAAAACAGTGGAGAACTTCTGCGTTCACAGCAGGAACGGCTACTACAACGGCCACATATTCCACAGAGTCATTAAG GGTTTTATGATTCAGACAGGAGATCCTACAGGCACAGGCATGGGAGGAGAGAGCATCTGGGGAGGAGAGTTTGAGGACGAGTTCCACGCCACGCTGAGACACGACCGTCCGTACACGCTCAGTATGGCGAACGCCGGCGCCGGAACCAACGGCTCGCAGTTTTTTATGACTGTTGTGCCCACT CCTTGGCTCGACAACAAACACACCGTATTCGGAAGGTGCGCGAAAGGCATGGAGGTCGTCCAGAGGATCTCCAACGTCAAAGTTAACCCCAAGACTGACAAACCGTACGAAGACATCAGCATCATCAACATCACCATAAAGTga
- the trim23 gene encoding E3 ubiquitin-protein ligase TRIM23, translated as MAAGINKQGAVATMEPCIRHGRGASGNTVKVLECGVCEDVFSLQGDKVPRLLLCGHTVCHDCLTRLPLHGRAVRCPFDRQVTELGDSGVWGLKKNFALLELLERLQNGATNQSGMAEDALKGMGECIIRCDEDESHTASMYCTVCATHLCSECSQLTHSTRTLAKHRRVPLADKPHEKTLCPQHQVHAIEFVCLEEACQSGPLMCCVCKEYGKHQGHKHAVLETEANQIRASILDMAHCIRTFTDEVSEYSRKLVGIVQQIEGGEQIVEDGVGMAHTEHVPGTAESARSCVRAYFADLHETLCRQEEMALSVVDAHVRERLIWLRQQQEDMTILLSQVSTACLHCEKTLQQDDCRVVLAKQEINCLLETLQKQQHQFTELADHIQLDAGIPVTFTKDNRVHIGPKMEIRVVTLGLDGAGKTTILFKLKQDEFMQPIPTIGFNVETVEYKNLKFTIWDVGGKHKLRPLWKHYYLNTQAVVFVIDSCHRDRLMEAHSELAKLLTEKELRDALLLIFANKQDVPGVVSVEEMTELLSLHKLCCGRSWHIQGCDARSGMGLHEGLDWLSRQLVAAGVLDVA; from the exons ATGGCCGCAGGAATAAACAAGCAGGGCGCCGTAGCGACGATGGAGCCCTGTATCCGACACGGGAGAGGGGCCAGCGGAAACACGGTTAAG GTACTGGAGTGTGGTGTGTGCGAGGACGTCTTCTCTCTCCAAGGGGACAAGGTCCCTCGTCTTTTGCTCTGTGGTCACACGGTGTGCCACGACTGTCTTACCCGGTTGCCCCTACATGGCCGAGCGGTCCGCTGCCCCTTCGACAGACAGGTCACTGAGCTGG GAGACTCTGGAGTTTGGGGTCTAAAGAAAAACTTTGCTCTGCTTGAACTTTTGGAGCGACTCCAGAATGGAGCCACCAACCAGTCGGGAATGGCGGAGGATGCCCTGAAAGGCATGGGAGAA TGTATAATCCGGTGCGACGAGGACGAGAGCCACACAGCCTCCATGTACTGTACCGTGTGTGCCACCCACCTGTGCAGCGAGTGCTCCCAGCTCACCCACTCCACCCGCACGCTGGCCAAACACCGTCGGGTGCCGCTGGCTGACAAGCCTCATGAGAAGACCCTGTGCCCGCAACACCAGGTCCACGCCATCGAGTTCGTCTGCCTGGAGGAGGCCTGTCAGTCCGGGCCTCTCATGTGTTGCGTGTGTAAGGAGTACGGCAAGCACCAGGGACATAAG CATGCAGTTCTTGAGACCGAAGCTAATCAGATCCGTGCGTCTATTCTGGACATGGCCCACTGCATCCGCACCTTCACAGACGAAGTATCCGAGTACTCGAGGAAGCTGGTGGGCATCGTGCAGCAAATCGAAGGCGGAGAGCAGATAGTAGAGGACGGGGTTGGCATGGCGCACACTGAACAT GTCCCCGGCACGGCGGAGAGCGCTCGCTCCTGCGTCCGAGCTTACTTCGCAGACCTCCACGAGACTCTGTGTCGGCAGGAGGAGATGGCGTTGAGCGTGGTGGACGCTCACGTCAGGGAGAGGCTGATCTGGCtgaggcagcagcaggaggacaTGACCATCCTGCTGTCTCAAGTCTCCACCGCCTGCCTGCACTGTGAGAAGACACTTCAACAG gATGACTGCAGAGTCGTGTTGGCAAAGCAGGAGATCAACTGTTTGCTGGAGACGCTTcagaagcagcagcaccagTTCACCGAGCTGGCAGATCACATTCAGCTGGACGCCGGCATCCCCGTCACCTTCACTAAA GATAACCGGGTCCACATTGGCCCAAAGATGGAGATCCGAGTTGTGACTCTTGGGCTTGATGGAGCTGGAAAAACCACCATCCTCTTCAAGCTGAAGCAAGATGAGTTCATGCAGCCCATCCCAACTATTG gtttCAATGTGGAGACGGTTGAATATAAGAATCTGAAATTCACTATCTGGGACGTGGGAGGAAAACATAAGCTCAGACCTCTTTGGAAACACTATTATCTCAACACCCAAG CGGTGGTgtttgtgattgacagctgccaCAGGGACAGACTCATGGAGGCGCACAGCGAGCTGGCAAAACTACTGACGGAGAAGGAGCTGAGAGATGCCTTGTTGCTCATCTTTGCAAACAAACAG GACGTCCCCGGTGTCGTGTCTGTGGAGGAGATGACGGAGCTGCTGAGTCTACACAAGCTGTGCTGCGGGAGGAGCTGGCACATTCAGGGCTGTGACGCCCGCAGCGGTATGGGCCTCCACGAGGGGCTGGACTGGCTCTCCAGACAGCTGGTGGCTGCCGGCGTCCTGGACGTAGCCTAA
- the mzt2b gene encoding mitotic-spindle organizing protein 2 isoform X1, giving the protein MSQQAQQTLPSAPDSPALVVSGNVQKYAIKKKKVLSAEESELFELTQAAGITVDQEVFKIIVDLLKMNVAPQAVFQTLKAMCAGQRVVESGGGESSTVSHTTSITTAPTEAREEDSLVSGKSPKLPAAPPAASGPRATRVNTKIVVYGPQDASSPHSQVRSKAGGSHADKSREASSQRVQRQSSATRGQKTKSSGSSSSSSQINST; this is encoded by the exons ATGTCTCAACAAGCACAACAGACTCTGCCCTCCGCCCCTGACTCACCAGCCCTGGTGGTCTCCGGTAACGTGCAGAAATATGctataaagaagaaaaaggtcCTCAGTGCTGAAGAAAGTGAGCTGTTTGAGCTCACTCAGGCTGCAGGCATCACTGTGGACCAGGAGGTCTTCAA GATCATAGTGGACCTGTTGAAGATGAACGTGGCTCCTCAAGCCGTCTTCCAGACTCTGAAGGCGATGTGTGCAGGCCAGAGGGTTGTCGAAAGCGGCGGCGGGGAGTCTTCAACCGTCTCCCACACAACTAGCATCACCACAGCGCCAACAGAAGCCAGAG AAGAGGACTCTTTGGTTTCTGGAAAGAGCCCTAAGCTTCCCGCAGCTCCCCCTGCAGCGTCTGGCCCCAGAGCTACAAGGGTCAACACTAAGATTGTTGTCTACGGCCCCCAAGACGCTAGCTCTCCTCACTCTCAAG TGCGCAGTAAAGCCGGAGGGAGTCACGCCGACAAGAGCAGAGAAGCTTCCAGCCAGCGAGTGCAGCGGCAGTCCAGCGCCACCAGAGGGCAGAAGACCAAGAGCTCCGGCAGCAGCAGTTCCTCCTCACAGATCAACTCCACATAA
- the mzt2b gene encoding mitotic-spindle organizing protein 2 isoform X2 — MSQQAQQTLPSAPDSPALVVSGNVQKYAIKKKKVLSAEESELFELTQAAGITVDQEVFKIIVDLLKMNVAPQAVFQTLKAMCAGQRVVESGGGESSTVSHTTSITTAPTEARVRSKAGGSHADKSREASSQRVQRQSSATRGQKTKSSGSSSSSSQINST; from the exons ATGTCTCAACAAGCACAACAGACTCTGCCCTCCGCCCCTGACTCACCAGCCCTGGTGGTCTCCGGTAACGTGCAGAAATATGctataaagaagaaaaaggtcCTCAGTGCTGAAGAAAGTGAGCTGTTTGAGCTCACTCAGGCTGCAGGCATCACTGTGGACCAGGAGGTCTTCAA GATCATAGTGGACCTGTTGAAGATGAACGTGGCTCCTCAAGCCGTCTTCCAGACTCTGAAGGCGATGTGTGCAGGCCAGAGGGTTGTCGAAAGCGGCGGCGGGGAGTCTTCAACCGTCTCCCACACAACTAGCATCACCACAGCGCCAACAGAAGCCAGAG TGCGCAGTAAAGCCGGAGGGAGTCACGCCGACAAGAGCAGAGAAGCTTCCAGCCAGCGAGTGCAGCGGCAGTCCAGCGCCACCAGAGGGCAGAAGACCAAGAGCTCCGGCAGCAGCAGTTCCTCCTCACAGATCAACTCCACATAA